A DNA window from Impatiens glandulifera chromosome 7, dImpGla2.1, whole genome shotgun sequence contains the following coding sequences:
- the LOC124910251 gene encoding uncharacterized protein LOC124910251 — MQRQSLGSPVAKLHLHANGGGVTEGSPVKEDQKRKDIISCLLTADEDENKSQKLHKPSTTKPEKFIHLIPLLTVICFLVLYLSSHDPSQKDLAQFNGFHQLLLKPTDSTEIDDFGRVLEENGKSGDVLEIRSVRNLQELGRHDHRRRHRKIKIDGF, encoded by the exons ATGCAGAGGCAGTCTCTCGGCTCACCGGTGGCGAAGCTCCATCTCCATGCCAATGGAGGAGGAGTAACGGAAGGAAGTCCTGTCAAAGAAGACCAGAAGCGAAAGGATATAATATCGTGTTTGCTTACCGCCGACGAGGACGAGAATAAATCGCAAAAGCTTCACAAGCCGTCGACAACTAAGCCGGAGAAGTTCATACATCTGATTCCTCTTCTCACCGTCATATGCTTTCTCGTTCTTTATCTTTCCTCTCATGATCCATCTCAAAAAG ATTTGGCTCAGTTCAATGGATTTCACCAGCTGTTGTTGAAGCCTACAG ATTCAACGGAGATTGACGATTTCGGACGAGTTCTGGAGGAGAACGGCAAGAGCGGCGATGTACTGGAGATTCGAAGTGTTAGGAACCTTCAAGAGCTTGGAAGACATGATCATCGCCGCCGTCACCggaaaatcaaaatcgacggtttcTAG
- the LOC124946162 gene encoding phosphatidylinositol-glycan biosynthesis class X protein, translating to MPNRTSTWNLVIQLTLLAGVGLFTQACSTLNEKYVAAAYFEKHNSLIDSDFKDFILKELPLDNCGIHEDRVNAVVVKLSALERDLIGEGSHRQLSSSIHLDIQLTKQIKQFWEIIVLERLPSGIFADPFELQHLLSRGEFTDLAVFGDTNLELPSVASNRSLVELHIEVDHNVSSNNKLEVSIKLPLHARYAPLVEEDVGFSRIEFNAPDVIIRTKAVKGDSDDRSCFYSLTGSNHELESHTVVAWDVPSGIKSHTSFVSLLTFIAAVVSAFIIVLTSICY from the exons ATGCCCAACAGAACGTCCACTTGGAACCTGGTTATTCAATTGACATTGTTAGCTGGAGTTGGATTGTTTACGCAAGCTTGTTCGACACTCAATGAG AAATATGTTGCTGCTGCTTATTTTGAGAAACATAATAGCCTGATTGATTCCGATTTCAAAGACTTCATTTTGAAAGAACTTCCACTTGACAATTGTGGAATCCACGAAGATAGAGTTAATGCAGTGGTGGTAAAACTGTCAGCTTTGGAGAGAGATCTAATTGGCGAAGGCTCTCACCGCCAATTATCTTCATCTATCCATCTCGATATTCAGCTAACCAAACAAATAAAACAGTTTTGGGAGATAATAGTCTTAGAAAGACTCCCATCTGGAATTTTCGCAGATCCATTTGAGCTTCAACACCTTCTCTCACGTGGCGAATTTACAGACCTAGCTGTTTTTGGAGACACAAATCTAGAGTTGCCTTCAGTAGCCTCGAATCGATCTCTTGTTGAGTTACACATAGAAGTTGACCATAATGTTTCATCGAATAATAAGCTTGAAGTCAGCATCAAACTTCCATTACATGCACGTTATGCG CCTCTAGTTGAGGAGGATGTTGGGTTTTCGAGGATTGAGTTTAACGCACCTGATGTAATCATTCGTACGAAAGCAGTTAAAGGAGATTCGGATGATCGGAGCTGCTTTTATTCATTGACAGGCAGTAATCATGAACTCGAATCTCATACTGTTGTTGCCTGGGATGTGCCAAGCGGGATCAAGTCACATACTTCATTTGTATCACTTTTGACGTTCATAGCAGCTGTTGTATCTgcttttattattgttttaactTCCATTTGTTATTAA
- the LOC124946145 gene encoding heat shock factor protein HSF8-like, with the protein MDSALDGVNSTPNGGSLPSTAPPSQILNENAPPRFLAKTYDMVDDPSTDKIVSWSATSNSFVVWDPPEFARDLLPKYFKHNNFSSFVRQLNTYRFRKVDPDRWEFANEGFLRGQKHLLKSINRRKAAQGSVPHHHHHHQPQQPNRQTPLSVGSCVEVGKFGLEEEIEWLKRDKNVLTQELVRLRQQQQSTDSEMQTMVSRLQGMEQRQQQMMSFLAKAVNSPGFLAHFVQQQNDNMINEGCKKRRLKQEDDGVLDEVHMISYQQQPLMNDAATAEEALFRQIMKHEDITSSSSSSGSAEYGASHISPGISLHEVLPSQTIPTTFSEVQSSPLGSISETTVTNHLFPDTMLFPLASVPLPEAEFPISSISDNSEVPVEIMSNFCPEGEFEWENSLQKLPSIGDPFWEQLLASGPIIPDDTDSSSTGECCLRGEEDIGMMKQSTLGLNRNVTSQKKMEQLTEQMGLLSSVNAIAAKRRF; encoded by the exons ATGGATTCGGCGTTAGATGGCGTCAATTCGACGCCCAATGGCGGATCACTTCCTTCTACGGCGCCTccttctcaaatccttaatgaaaACGCACCGCCGCGCTTCTTGGCTAAGACCTATGATATGGTCGATGATCCATCCACAGATAAAATCGTCTCTTGGAGCGCTACAAGCAACAGTTTTGTCGTCTGGGATCCTCCAGAATTCGCTAGAGATCTCTTACCCAAGTACTTCAAGCACAATAACTTCTCCAGTTTTGTCCGGCAGCTTAACACTTAC CGTTTTAGAAAAGTTGATCCGGATCGTTGGGAGTTTGCGAATGAGGGATTCCTTCGAGGTCAAAAGCATCTTCTCAAAAGCATTAACAGGAGAAAAGCGGCCCAAGGAAGTGTTCCTCAtcatcaccaccaccaccaaccGCAACAACCAAACAGGCAAACTCCTCTGTCGGTTGGGTCATGCGTGGAGGTTGGAAAATTCGGGCTTGAAGAAGAGATCGAGTGGCTAAAAAGGGACAAAAACGTACTTACTCAGGAGCTCGTGAGGCTTAGGCAGCAGCAACAGTCAACAGACAGCGAGATGCAAACTATGGTCAGTCGACTTCAAGGAATGGAGCAGAGACAACAACAGATGATGTCGTTCCTTGCAAAAGCTGTAAACAGCCCCGGATTTCTGGCTCATTTCGTACAACAGCAGAACGATAATATGATTAATGAAGGATGCAAAAAACGGAGGCTTAAGCAAGAAGATGACGGTGTTCTTGACGAGGTACATATGATCAGCTACCAGCAGCAGCCATTGATGAACGACGCAGCAACAGCAGAAGAAGCCTTGTTTAGACAGATCATGAAACACGAAGACATtacatcatcatcgtcatcatctgGCTCAGCAGAGTACGGCGCTTCACATATATCACCTGGAATTAGTCTTCACGAAGTCTTACCAAGTCAAACTATTCCCACCACCTTCTCGGAGGTTCAATCTTCCCCTCTGGGCTCAATCTCTGAAACAACAGTCACAAACCACTTGTTTCCCGATACAATGTTATTCCCTTTGGCATCGGTTCCTCTTCCAGAAGCAGAATTTCCTATATCTTCGATCTCGGACAACTCTGAAGTTCCTGTAGAGATCATGAGTAACTTCTGTCCGGAAGGTGAGTTTGAATGGGAGAACTCGTTGCAGAAGCTTCCTAGCATAGGGGACCCTTTTTGGGAACAGTTGCTTGCATCGGGACCTATAATACCCGATGACACGGATTCATCATCGACAGGGGAATGTTGCCTTAGAGGTGAAGAGGACATTGGGATGATGAAACAATCTACTCTGGGATTGAATAGAAATGTTACTAGTCAGAAGAAGATGGAACAACTTACTGAGCAGATGGGTCTTCTTAGTTCGGTTAATGCTATTGCAGCAAAGAGGAGATTTTGA
- the LOC124944495 gene encoding alpha,alpha-trehalose-phosphate synthase [UDP-forming] 5-like, which produces MVSRSYSNLLDLTSGDFPSLGRVGKRLSRVATVASFMTEVDDSDNSNISVGSEPPSSISQDRMIIVGNQLPLRAERRKRRRTEDGEEEEVWDFSWDEDSLLLQLKDGLGEDIDVVYVGCLKEEIDPIEQDEVAQTLLETFKCVPAFIPPELFSRYYHGFCKQHLWPLFHYMLPLSPDLGGRFDRSFWQAYVSVNKIFADKVMEVINPDDDFVWVHDYHLMVLPTFLRKRFNRLKMGFFLHSPFPSSEIYRTLPVRDELLRALLNTDLIGFHTFDYARHFLSCCSRMLGVSYQSKRGHIGLEYYGRNVSIKILPVGIHMGQLQSVLDLPETESRVAELRDQFMDRTVLLGVDDMDIFKGITLKLLAFEQLLIQHPDKRGKVVLVQIANPARGRGKDVQEVQSETYATVKRINQTFGRPKYEPVILIDTPLQFYERIAYYVLAECCLVTAVRDGMNLIPYEYIICRQGNEKLDDALGLDKSVPKKSMLVLSEFIGCSPSLSGAVRVNPWNIDAVAEAMDSALMVGDFEKQMRHEKHYKYVSTHDVAYWANSFMQDLQRTCNEHVGRRCWGIGFGLGFRVIAMDSNFRKLSVEYIVSAYKRTRNRAILIDYDSTMTTTTLPSSASTTSTLSEAREILNSLCADPRNVVFIVSGKDRKTLSKWFSSCEKLGMAAEHGYFLRSNSEEEWETCVAVPDFDWKQIAEPVMQLYTETTDGSAIEMKESTLVWNYQHADPDFGSCQAKELLDHLESVLANESVSVKRGQHIVEVKPQGVNKGLVAERLLATMQKKGMLPDFVLCIGDDRSEEDMFEVISSAAKGSSLSPVAEVFACTVGQKPSKAKYFLEDSTEILKMLEGLAAASEQFARNPCYN; this is translated from the exons ATGGTTTCAAGATCTTACTCAAATCTATTGGATCTTACTTCTGGGGATTTTCCTTCTCTTGGTCGAGTTGGAAAGAGATTATCTCGAGTGGCCACGGTTGCCAGCTTCATGACTGAAGTAGACGACAGCGACAATAGTAATATCAGTGTTGGGTCGGAGCCTCCTTCTTCGATTTCTCAGGATAGGATGATCATTGTGGGTAATCAACTCCCTCTTCGGGCCGaacgaagaaaaagaagaagaacagaggatggagaagaagaagaagtatgGGATTTCAGTTGGGATGAGGATTCTTTACTTCTGCAACTAAAAGATGGGTTAGGAGAAGATATAGATGTCGTTTACGTGGGTTGTCTTAAGGAAGAGATCGACCCGATCGAACAGGACGAGGTTGCGCAAACTTTGCTGGAAACGTTTAAATGTGTCCCGGCTTTCATTCCTCCAGAGCTTTTCAGCAGATACTACCATGGTTTCTGTAAGCAGCATCTATGGCCTTTGTTTCACTACATGCTTCCTTTATCACCTGATCTGGGAGGTCGATTCGATCGCTCCTTTTGGCAGGCGTACGTCTCCGTTAACAAGATCTTCGCCGATAAAGTAATGGAGGTTATTAACCCCGACGACGATTTCGTTTGGGTACACGACTACCATTTGATGGTCTTACCAACATTTCTGAGAAAAAGATTCAACAGATTGAAGATGGGATTCTTTCTTCACAGCCCATTTCCATCTTCCGAAATCTACCGAACGTTACCCGTAAGAGACGAGCTCCTCCGAGCTTTACTCAACACCGATCTCATCGGCTTCCATACGTTCGACTACGCTAGACACTTCCTGTCCTGTTGCAGTAGAATGCTCGGCGTTTCTTATCAATCCAAACGAGGTCATATCGGGCTTGAATACTATGGCCGAAACGTCAGTATCAAGATTCTCCCTGTCGGGATTCACATGGGTCAGCTTCAATCTGTTCTCGATCTCCCCGAGACAGAATCCCGTGTCGCGGAGCTCCGTGACCAGTTTATGGATCGAACAGTCTTGCTTGGAGTTGACGACATGGATATTTTCAAAGGAATAACCTTAAAACTATTAGCGTTTGAACAATTGCTCATCCAACATCCCGACAAGAGAGGTAAAGTTGTCCTTGTCCAGATCGCTAATCCGGCGAGAGGTCGTGGGAAAGACGTGCAGGAAGTTCAGTCTGAAACTTACGCCACGGTTAAGAGAATCAACCAAACGTTTGGACGACCAAAATATGAACCGGTAATCTTGATCGATACCCCTCTTCAGTTCTACGAAAGGATTGCTTATTACGTTTTAGCTGAATGCTGTTTAGTGACTGCTGTAAGGGATGGAATGAACCTCATACCTTACGAGTATATCATTTGTCGACAAGGAAACGAGAAGCTAGACGATGCTTTAGGACTTGACAAATCGGTTCCTAAGAAGAGCATGTTGGTTCTTTCTGAATTTATCGGGTGCTCCCCTTCTCTTAGTGGTGCGGTTCGTGTTAATCCTTGGAACATCGATGCTGTCGCTGAAGCTATGGATTCGGCTTTAATGGTTGGAGATTTTGAGAAACAAATGAGACATGAAAAACATTATAAGTACGTGAGTACACATGATGTTGCTTATTGGGCAAACAGTTTTATGCAGGATCTTCAACGTACCTGTAACGAACATGTCGGTAGGAGATGCTGGGGGATTGGTTTCGGTTTAGGTTTTCGGGTAATCGCAATGGATTCTAATTTCAGGAAGCTTTCGGTTGAGTATATTGTTTCGGCTTATAAGAGGACTAGAAACCGAGCTATTCTCATAGATTACGATAGCACGATGACTACGACAACTCTTCCTAGTTCCGCGAGCACCACTTCTACTCTTTCGGAAGCTCGTGAAATCTTAAACAGTTTGTGTGCGGACCCGAGAAACGTGGTGTTTATTGTTAGCGGGAAGGACCGCAAAACGTTGTCGAAATGGTTTTCATCCTGTGAGAAGCTTGGAATGGCAGCTGAGCATGGATATTTTCTAAG GTCAAATAGCGAGGAAGAATGGGAAACTTGTGTTGCAGTTCCTGACTTCGATTGGAAACAAATAGCGGAACCTGTAATGCAGCTTTACACGGAGACAACTGATGGTTCTGCGATTGAGATGAAGGAGAGCACGTTAGTATGGAATTATCAGCACGCGGATCCTGATTTCGGTTCTTGTCAGGCTAAGGAGTTGTTAGACCATCTGGAGAGTGTTCTCGCTAATGAATCGGTTTCTGTGAAGAGGGGGCAGCACATAGTAGAAGTTAAGCCTCAG GGGGTGAACAAAGGACTTGTGGCGGAGCGATTACTAGCCACGATGCAGAAGAAGGGGATGCTTCCGGATTTTGTGTTGTGCATTGGAGATGATCGGTCGGAGGAGGACATGTTTGAGGTGATATCGAGTGCGGCTAAAGGCTCGTCTCTGTCTCCTGTAGCGGAAGTGTTTGCTTGTACGGTTGGGCAGAAACCGAGCAAGGCTAAGTATTTCCTCGAGGATTCTACTGAGATATTGAAGATGCTTGAGGGGCTGGCAGCTGCTTCAGAGCAGTTTGCAAGGAACCCATGCTACAATTAA
- the LOC124944798 gene encoding RNA-binding protein 34 encodes MAKKTKELGSRNNVNNGDSISGSSIFNKLFGNISEQQTTTSLFSDDNPFRRKALDLSIEENKAGGDENPDSAKLLKKGEKKKKKREIKPSLDSDSDHEELKKKKLKVSVMESKEIDGEDEKEINKRKKRKRDMLEAQYEARKYGTPVVKDEGAKEGQSGEATTGKKRKKVDDPADMMVSKEGFDDEAKLLRTIFVGNLPLKVKKKSLLKEFSQFGEVESVRIRSVPLLSTKLSRKGAVIQNKVNDAIDSVHAYVVFKTEESAQASLAHNMSVVGGNHIRVDRACPPRKKMKGEDAPLYDCKRTIFVGNLPFDAKEEEVYQLFASVKDLEPNIEAIRLIKDSLTSMGKGIAYVLFKNRGAANLVVRKHLKLRGRDLRLSHAKPEATTSSNKRKETTSFESNNSTPTKKMAIYSTPQGKIIPKVAASTSYQGLRASKSGVEKKGNLHNKNAMRKPTPVGEAGRGGNQKERSGKRPAVLARKNKALAKARATEGTSQQAGNNKRKMSNRTPESTQKNKKPRTFR; translated from the exons ATGGCGAAGAAGACGAAGGAGCTAGGAAGCCGTAATAACGTTAACAATGGCGATTCTATTTCTGGTTCCAGCATTTTCAATAAACTGTTTGGAAATATCTCGGAACAGCAGACTACAACCTCTCTCTTTTCTGACGATAACCCTTTTCGAAGAAAAGCCCTTGATCTTTCCATTGAGGAGAACAAAGCAGGTGGAGATGAAAACCCTGATTCTGCAAAGTTGTTGAAGAAgggggagaagaagaagaagaagagagagataAAACCTAGTTTGGATTCAGATTCGGATCACGAagaattgaagaaaaagaaattgaaggtTTCCGTCATGGAATCAAAGGAAATAGATGGCGAGGATGAGAAAGAGATTAATAaaaggaagaagagaaagagggaTATGCTAGAGGCGCAGTATGAGGCACGCAAATATGGGACGCCGGTCGTGAAAGATGAAGGCGCTAAAGAAGGACAAAGTGGGGAGGCCACTACTGGGAAGAAGAGGAAAAAAGTCGATGATCCCGCAGACATGATGGTTTCTAAGGAAGGTTTCGATGATGAGGCGAAGCTGTTGAGAACCATTTTCGTTGGGAATTTGCCTCTGAAGGTGAAGAAGAAGTCTCTATTGAAAGAGTTCAGCCAGTTTGGAGAGGTGGAGTCTGTGAGGATTCGGTCTGTTCCTTTATTGAGT ACTAAATTATCAAGGAAGGGTGCAGTAATCCAGAATAAGGTCAATGATGCTATTGACAG TGTTCATGCATATGTTGTTTTCAAAACAGAGGAATCTGCGCAGGCTTCTTTGGCCCATAACATGTCTGTG GTTGGAGGAAATCATATTCGTGTTGATAGGGCATGCCCTCCTCGTAAGAAAATGAAGGGAGAAGATGCTCCTCTCTATGATTGCAAAAGGACTATTTTTGTGGGCAACCTTCCATTTGATGCAAAG GAGGAAGAAGTTTATCAACTGTTTGCAAGCGTCAAGGATTTGGAACCCAATATTGAGGCCATTCGACTTATCAAGGATTCTCTTACCAGCATGGGAAAAGGCATTGCTTATGTCTTGTTTAAGAATAGG GGTGCTGCTAACTTGGTTGTAAGGAAGCATTTGAAGTTGAGGGGTCGAGATCTTAGGCTTTCTCATGCCAAACCGGAAGCAACCACTTCATCTAATAAGAGAAAGGAGACAACAAGCTTCGAGAGTAACAATTCAACACCAACCAAGAAGATGGCAATTTATTCTACACCACAAGGTAAAATAATCCCAAAGGTGGCTGCTAGCACCTCTTACCAGGGTTTGCGGGCAAGCAAATCAGGCGTTGAAAAGAAAGGTAATCTGCATAATAAGAATGCCATGAGAAAACCTACGCCTGTTGGAGAGGCAGGAAGAGGAGGAAACCAGAAAGAGAGGTCAGGCAAAAGACCTGCTGTTTTAGCCAGAAAGAATAAGGCCTTGGCTAAGGCTAGGGCCACCGAGGGTACTTCACAACAAGCTGGGAACAACAAACGCAAGATGTCGAACCGCACTCCAGAGAGCACCCAAAAGAACAAGAAACCCAGGACATTTAGATag
- the LOC124944799 gene encoding uncharacterized membrane protein At4g09580-like, with translation MAIQQQGTTACLLDSNGAVRDTRRESASHKFPLTSWELAVACSVVFTFVLGLLGVYLTMPSSDYSFLKLPRSLEDLQILRDHLESYTSDYTIQVLVGYCIVYIFMQTFMIPGTVFMSLLAGALFGVLKGLVLVVFCATSGASSCYFLSKMVGRPLVLSLWPDKLNFFQEQV, from the exons ATGGCGATACAACAACAAGGAACCACCGCCTGCCTTCTCGATTCCAATGGCGCTGTTCGAGATACAAGAAGGGAATCAGCGTCTCACAAGTTCCCTCTTACATCGTGGGAGTTGGCGGTGGCTTGCAGTGTCGTTTTCACTTTCGTTTTAGGGCTTCTCGGAGTCTATCTAACCATGCCCTCTTCAGATTATAGCTTTCTTAAGCTTCCTCGCAGCCTAGAAGATCTGCAAATCCTCCG GGATCATCTAGAGAGTTATACAAGTGATTACACAATCCAAGTCCTTGTTGGATACTGCATCGTCTATATTTTCATGCAAACATTTATGATTCCTGGAACTGTTTTCATGTCATTGTTGGCTGGTGCGCTTTTTGGAGTTCTCAAAGGTCTGGTCTTGGTTGTGTTTTGTGCAACTTCTGGTGCTTCATCTTGCTATTTCTTATCCAAAATGGTTGGCAGGCCTCTTGTATTGTCCCTATGGCCCGACAAGCTTAATTTCTTTCAAGAACAGGTTTAA
- the LOC124945254 gene encoding inositol-tetrakisphosphate 1-kinase 1-like: MEDAVKRRRFAVGYALAPKKKQSFIQDSLVSLSEERGIDLIQIDTDKLLTDQGPFDCLLHKLTGDEWIRQLEDYSSKNPNVLIIDSPESIEKLHNRISMLEVVTELKLETEGVSYGIPKQIVIYDSDTLLDPNAWGNGLTFPVIAKPLVADGSATSHKMSLVFNREGLSKLETPIVLQEFVNHGGVIFKVYVVDDYVKCVMRKSLPDVSLEKMDSLGNYLSFSQISNLAATHERNEDKYIETMNLEDAEMPPLTFITDIARGLRKAMKLHLFNFDVIRDTRIGNRYLIIDINYFPGYAKMPSYETVLTDFFWDVLSKKRDDGSAECSGAKSKSDLI; this comes from the coding sequence atggagGACGCTGTGAAGAGGAGGAGATTCGCGGTCGGTTACGCTCTTGCGCCGAAGAAGAAGCAGAGTTTCATACAAGATTCGCTTGTGAGTCTATCGGAAGAAAGAGGAATCGATCTCATTCAGATCGACACCGATAAGCTCTTGACAGATCAAGGTCCGTTCGATTGTCTTCTCCATAAACTCACTGGAGACGAGTGGATACGTCAGTTGGAAGACTATTCATCGAAGAATCCCAATGTATTGATTATCGATTCGCCGGAGTCCATTGAGAAGTTACATAACCGTATTTCAATGCTGGAGGTCGTGACTGAATTGAAACTCGAAACGGAAGGTGTTTCATACGGAATTCCAAAGCAGATTGTGATTTACGATTCAGATACTCTGTTGGATCCGAATGCATGGGGTAATGGATTGACGTTTCCTGTAATTGCAAAACCCTTGGTTGCTGACGGGAGCGCGACATCGCATAAAATGTCTCTTGTTTTCAACAGGGAGGGTTTGAGTAAGTTGGAGACTCCAATTGTGTTGCAGGAATTTGTAAATCATGGTGGTGTTATCTTTAAGGTGtatgttgttgatgattatgtaAAATGTGTGATGAGGAAATCATTGCCTGATGTTTCATTGGAAAAAATGGATAGTCTTGGGAATTATTTATCGTTTTCGCAGATATCAAACTTGGCTGCTACTCATGAAAGAAATGAGGATAAATATATAGAGACTATGAATTTGGAAGATGCAGAGATGCCTCCATTGACATTCATTACTGATATTGCTCGGGGACTAAGAAAAGCTATGAAATTGCATCTTTTTAACTTTGATGTGATTAGGGATACTAGAATTGGGAATAGATATTTGATAATTGACATAAACTACTTCCCTGGTTACGCGAAGATGCCATCTTATGAGACAGTGTTGACGGATTTCTTCTGGGATGTGTTATCGAAGAAAAGAGATGATGGTTCAGCTGAATGCTCAGGTGCGAAATCGAAATCAGATCTTATATAA
- the LOC124910099 gene encoding transcription factor MYB53-like: protein MGRSPCCDETGLKKGPWSQEEDVLLMNYIQNNGHGSWRALPRRAGLNRCGKSCRLRWNNYLRPDIKRGNFSEEEEQVIIKLHSLLGNKWSRIATQLPGRTDNEIKNYWNTHLAKKLFKMGIDPKTHQPLPKVDILDELNHLLNDQNFSNLMRFYGDGSFIPQENLSLNRLANEKLIQNIMQATSLNTFPLQVMNANIINSLFGNLTSSYLEALVMGANNIPNNIPGLGDAPGLGPNPQMLGNFSSRCDPFDLGGLLVEDENENTLPALVADFEAKEKCTPMNNEPSLDYIGSTNWTSY, encoded by the exons ATGGGAAGATCCCCTTGTTGTGATGAGACCGGTTTGAAGAAAGGGCCATGGTCACAGGAAGAAGATGTTCTACTCATGAATTACATTCAGAACAACGGCCATGGAAGTTGGCGAGCCCTTCCTAGGCGAGCGGGGCTCAACAGGTGCGGAAAGAGTTGTAGGTTACGCTGGAATAACTATCTTAGGCCTGATATTAAACGGGGGAATTTCTCGGAGGAGGAAGAGCAAGTTATTATCAAGCTTCACTCACTTCTTGGAAACAA GTGGTCCAGAATTGCTACTCAACTTCCGGGGCGAACTGATAATGAGATAAAGAATTACTGGAACACTCACTTGGCAAAGAAGTTGTTTAAAATGGGTATTGATCCTAAGACTCATCAACCATTACCCAAAGTCGATATACTCGATGAGCTTAACCATTTACTAAACGATCAAAACTTTAGTAACTTAATGAGGTTCTATGGCGACGGTAGTTTTATTCCACAAGAGAACCTTTCGTTAAATCGACTAGCAAACGAGAAGCTTATACAAAACATAATGCAAGCAACCAGCCTAAACACATTTCCACTCCAAGTTATGAATgccaatattataaatagtcTTTTTGGAAACCTAACTAGTTCATATTTGGAAGCATTAGTCATGGGCGCCAATAATATTCCCAATAACATACCCGGCCTTGGTGATGCCCCCGGTTTGGGTCCCAACCCTCAAATGCTTGGCAACTTTTCTTCCCGTTGTGACCCTTTTGATCTCGGGGGCCTTCTGGTTGAAGACGAAAATGAAAATACACTGCCAGCATTAGTTGCCGACTTTGAGGCCAAGGAGAAATGTACCCCTATGAACAACGAACCGTCGTTGGATTACATCGGCTCGACAAATTGGACAAGTTATTGA